From a single Brassica rapa cultivar Chiifu-401-42 chromosome A01, CAAS_Brap_v3.01, whole genome shotgun sequence genomic region:
- the LOC117125680 gene encoding probable helicase CHR10 isoform X1, whose amino-acid sequence MSSKVWFLDHEDLFMSLPLHTTKINFHPDCREFGITVTLKPHQVEGVSSLIYKYLLSVNVLLGYVVPPLFFRNAIFVIVSMLSLIYRLSRWVVLCPLSVTDGWVEETKGSLQNMKFLGMLVIKIAIGIFVRNLLLFNVLFTTYAIALMDQDFLSQIRWQYAVIDEAQILKNPNSVVSLGIFIEF is encoded by the exons ATGTCATCAAAAGTTTGGTTTTTAGATCATGAAGATCTCTTCATGTCACTTCCATTGCATACAACTAAGATCAACTTTCATCCCGATTGCAGAGAGTTTGGAATCACAGTGACTCTAAAGCCTCACCAAGTTGAAGGAGTCTCTTCGCTTATATACAAATATCTACTCAGCGTCAATGTCCTTCTCG GATACGTGGTACCACCACTTTTTTTCCGAAACGCTATCTTTGTGATTGTATCCATGTTGAGTCTAATCTACAGATTGAGCAGATGGG TTGTGCTTTGTCCTTTGAGCGTAACGGATGGTTGGGTTGAAGAGACAAAAGGTTCACTCCAGAACATGAAGTTCTTAGGTATGTTGGTGATAAAGATTGCCATAGGAATTTTCGTAAG GAATCTTTTACTATTTAATGTGTTGTTTACAACGTATGCTATAGCATTGATGGATCAAGACTTCCTTTCTCAGATTCGGTGGCAGTATGCTGTAATTGATGAAGCTCAAATACTCAAGAATCCCAACAGTGTTGTCTCATTAGGAATATTCATCGAGTTTTGA
- the LOC117125680 gene encoding probable helicase CHR10 isoform X3, which yields MSSKVWFLDHEDLFMSLPLHTTKINFHPDCREFGITVTLKPHQVEGVSSLIYKYLLSVNVLLGYVVPPLFFRNAIFVIVSMLSLIYRLSRWVVLCPLSVTDGWVEETKGSLQNMKFLGMLVIKIAIGIFIRWQYAVIDEAQILKNPNSVVSLGIFIEF from the exons ATGTCATCAAAAGTTTGGTTTTTAGATCATGAAGATCTCTTCATGTCACTTCCATTGCATACAACTAAGATCAACTTTCATCCCGATTGCAGAGAGTTTGGAATCACAGTGACTCTAAAGCCTCACCAAGTTGAAGGAGTCTCTTCGCTTATATACAAATATCTACTCAGCGTCAATGTCCTTCTCG GATACGTGGTACCACCACTTTTTTTCCGAAACGCTATCTTTGTGATTGTATCCATGTTGAGTCTAATCTACAGATTGAGCAGATGGG TTGTGCTTTGTCCTTTGAGCGTAACGGATGGTTGGGTTGAAGAGACAAAAGGTTCACTCCAGAACATGAAGTTCTTAGGTATGTTGGTGATAAAGATTGCCATAGGAATTTTC ATTCGGTGGCAGTATGCTGTAATTGATGAAGCTCAAATACTCAAGAATCCCAACAGTGTTGTCTCATTAGGAATATTCATCGAGTTTTGA
- the LOC103829035 gene encoding probable helicase CHR10 isoform X1, giving the protein MSSKVWFLDHEDLFMSLPLHTTKINFHPDCREFGITVTLKPHQVEGVSSLIYKYLLSVNVLLGYVVPPLFFRNAVFVIVSMLSLIYRLSRWVVLCPLSVTDGWVEETKGSLQNMKFLGMLVIKIAIGIFVRNLCYYLMCCLQRML; this is encoded by the exons ATGTCATCAAAAGTTTGGTTTTTAGATCATGAAGATCTCTTCATGTCACTTCCATTGCATACAACTAAGATCAACTTTCATCCCGATTGCAGAGAGTTTGGAATCACAGTGACTCTAAAGCCTCACCAAGTTGAAGGAGTCTCTTCGCTTATATACAAATATCTACTCAGCGTCAATGTCCTTCTCG GATACGTGGTACCACCACTTTTTTTCCGAAACGCTGTCTTTGTGATTGTATCCATGTTGAGTCTAATCTACAGATTGAGCAGATGGG TTGTGCTTTGTCCTTTGAGCGTAACGGATGGTTGGGTTGAAGAGACAAAAGGTTCACTCCAGAACATGAAGTTCTTAGGTATGTTGGTGATAAAGATTGCCATAGGAATTTTCGTAAG GAATCTTTGTTACTATTTAATGTGTTGTTTACAACGTATGCTATAG
- the LOC117125680 gene encoding probable helicase CHR10 isoform X4, whose amino-acid sequence MSSKVWFLDHEDLFMSLPLHTTKINFHPDCREFGITVTLKPHQVEGVSSLIYKYLLSVNVLLGYVVPPLFFRNAIFVIVSMLSLIYRLSRWVVLCPLSVTDGWVEETKGSLQNMKFLGMLVIKIAIGIFVRFGGSML is encoded by the exons ATGTCATCAAAAGTTTGGTTTTTAGATCATGAAGATCTCTTCATGTCACTTCCATTGCATACAACTAAGATCAACTTTCATCCCGATTGCAGAGAGTTTGGAATCACAGTGACTCTAAAGCCTCACCAAGTTGAAGGAGTCTCTTCGCTTATATACAAATATCTACTCAGCGTCAATGTCCTTCTCG GATACGTGGTACCACCACTTTTTTTCCGAAACGCTATCTTTGTGATTGTATCCATGTTGAGTCTAATCTACAGATTGAGCAGATGGG TTGTGCTTTGTCCTTTGAGCGTAACGGATGGTTGGGTTGAAGAGACAAAAGGTTCACTCCAGAACATGAAGTTCTTAGGTATGTTGGTGATAAAGATTGCCATAGGAATTTTCGTAAG ATTCGGTGGCAGTATGCTGTAA
- the LOC117125680 gene encoding probable helicase CHR10 isoform X2, whose protein sequence is MSTNASENCLSSPPCHQKEFGITVTLKPHQVEGVSSLIYKYLLSVNVLLGYVVPPLFFRNAIFVIVSMLSLIYRLSRWVVLCPLSVTDGWVEETKGSLQNMKFLGMLVIKIAIGIFVRNLLLFNVLFTTYAIALMDQDFLSQIRWQYAVIDEAQILKNPNSVVSLGIFIEF, encoded by the exons ATGAGCA CTAATGCATCTGAAAATTGTTTAAGCTCTCCTCCATGTCATCAAAA AGAGTTTGGAATCACAGTGACTCTAAAGCCTCACCAAGTTGAAGGAGTCTCTTCGCTTATATACAAATATCTACTCAGCGTCAATGTCCTTCTCG GATACGTGGTACCACCACTTTTTTTCCGAAACGCTATCTTTGTGATTGTATCCATGTTGAGTCTAATCTACAGATTGAGCAGATGGG TTGTGCTTTGTCCTTTGAGCGTAACGGATGGTTGGGTTGAAGAGACAAAAGGTTCACTCCAGAACATGAAGTTCTTAGGTATGTTGGTGATAAAGATTGCCATAGGAATTTTCGTAAG GAATCTTTTACTATTTAATGTGTTGTTTACAACGTATGCTATAGCATTGATGGATCAAGACTTCCTTTCTCAGATTCGGTGGCAGTATGCTGTAATTGATGAAGCTCAAATACTCAAGAATCCCAACAGTGTTGTCTCATTAGGAATATTCATCGAGTTTTGA
- the LOC103829035 gene encoding probable helicase CHR10 isoform X2, which translates to MSTNASENCLSSPPCHQKEFGITVTLKPHQVEGVSSLIYKYLLSVNVLLGYVVPPLFFRNAVFVIVSMLSLIYRLSRWVVLCPLSVTDGWVEETKGSLQNMKFLGMLVIKIAIGIFVRNLCYYLMCCLQRML; encoded by the exons ATGAGCA CTAATGCATCTGAAAATTGTTTAAGCTCTCCTCCATGTCATCAAAA AGAGTTTGGAATCACAGTGACTCTAAAGCCTCACCAAGTTGAAGGAGTCTCTTCGCTTATATACAAATATCTACTCAGCGTCAATGTCCTTCTCG GATACGTGGTACCACCACTTTTTTTCCGAAACGCTGTCTTTGTGATTGTATCCATGTTGAGTCTAATCTACAGATTGAGCAGATGGG TTGTGCTTTGTCCTTTGAGCGTAACGGATGGTTGGGTTGAAGAGACAAAAGGTTCACTCCAGAACATGAAGTTCTTAGGTATGTTGGTGATAAAGATTGCCATAGGAATTTTCGTAAG GAATCTTTGTTACTATTTAATGTGTTGTTTACAACGTATGCTATAG